From Lolium perenne isolate Kyuss_39 chromosome 5, Kyuss_2.0, whole genome shotgun sequence, a single genomic window includes:
- the LOC127303096 gene encoding uncharacterized protein, translating to MRWPWPPAARKFSVRLVVRRAEGLQDADADARLAVEVTWKGPKARWKGIRVCRNRTRLESPAAAAADAPSSSSAAAVAAVEWEEEFEDVVTFAATSHRKAAAAFQPWDLSFSVLNDSNKGPKSESILGTASLNLADYTSAAEEEVEIILPLSVPNGTPESSPSLHLTLSLVELRLPQQSPDASQRSVATAPLSPSSGDSVPSGKDEVSVIKAGLRKVKHITDLVSIRRSKKANREDDNSDKYVHSDGAEYPCTIDSDDDLDDRQRDEDLGGATVRKSFSYGSLQSVNYAGGLFYAHARIDGEHEDWIYYSHRKSDAGYQAEKESSSTAEEHTSMVIRRKRSILPWRKVKVPKKGEPLLKNKNGEEGGDDIDYDRRILTSSDGSVSEGSNGSANSMESVFGDDNFVVGNWESKEVLSRDGHLKLLTEVFFASIDQRSERAAGESACTALVAVIADWFQANQELMPIRSQFDNLIREGSLEWRKLCENETYRERFPDKHFDLETVLHAKIRPLTVAPNKSFVGFFQPESVEDASGFDFLDGAMSFDNIWEEISRAAECSTDKPTLYVVSWNDHFFVLKVEADAYYIIDTLGERLFEGCDQAYILKFDDNTTIHKVPAEKKEASSDSITQQKDSSESSSTEQDSGTDTEESELLVLKGKEACKEYIKSFLAAIPIRELQADIKKGLMASTPLHHRLQIEFHYTESCPREITLPAPFPAIEAPFEFSWPDPPPAMEVALTSAVAVV from the exons ATGCGGTGGCCGTGGCCGCCGGCGGCGAGGAAGTTCAGCGTccggctcgtggtgcgccgggcGGAGGGCCTGCAGGATGCGGACGCCGACGCAAGGCTCGCGGTGGAGGTGACCTGGAAGGGCCCCAAGGCGAGGTGGAAGGGCATCCGGGTCTGCCGCAACCGCACGCGGCTGGagtcaccggcggcggcggcggccgacgccccgtcgtcgtcctcggcggcggcggtggcggctgtAGAGTGGGAGGAGGAGTTCGAGGACGTGGTGACGTTCGCGGCGACGTCGCACCGCAAGGCCGCCGCAGCGTTCCAACCATGGGACCTCTCCTTCTCCGTCCTCAAT GATTCAAATAAAGGGCCAAAGAGTGAATCGATTCTGGGAACTGCGTCATTGAATCTAGCAGATTACACATCTGCTGCTGAAGAGGAAGTTGAGATTATCCTCCCATTATCAGTGCCCAATGGCACACCTGAATCTTCCCCATCACTTCAT CTCACTCTGAGTTTGGTGGAACTAAGACTTCCTCAGCAATCGCCCGATGCTTCACAGCGTTCTGTTGCTACTGCTCCATTGTCACCTTCCTCTGGTGACTCTGTCCCTTCTGGAAAAGATGAGGTTTCTGTCATTAAAGCTGGACTGAGAAAGGTGAAGCATATTACAGATCTTGTGTCAATACGGAGGTCCAAAAAGGCTAATAGAGAGGACGACAACAGTGATAAGTATGTtcacagtgatggtgccgaatacCCTTGCACTATTGACTCTGATGATGATCTAGATGATAGACAGAGGGATGAGGACTTGGGTGGCGCAACTGTCAGGAAGTCCTTCAGCTATGGTTCGCTGCAGTCTGTGAATTATGCTGGTGGTCTCTTTTATGCACATGCAAGGATTGATGGAGAGCACGAGGACTGGATATATTACAGTCACCGAAAATCGGATGCCGGTTATCAAGCAGAGAAAGAATCATCCTCCACTGCTGAAGAGCATACCTCCATGGTTATTCGGCGAAAAAGGAGCATACTTCCATGGAGAAAAGTCAAAGTGCCGAAGAAAGGCGAACCATTATTGAAGAACAAGAATGGAGAAGAGGGTGGGGATGATATTGACTATGATCGACGGATATTAACCTCTTCTGATGGATCTGTTTCGGAG GGATCAAATGGTTCTGCTAACAGTATGGAGTCAGTATTTGGTGATGACAATTTTGTTGTTGGGAACTGGGAGTCAAAGGAAGTACTTAGTCGTGATGGCCATTTGAAGCTTCTCACTGAGGTGTTCTTTGCATCAATAGACCAGAGGAGTGAACGGGCTGCTGGGGAGAGCGCCTGCACTGCGCTGGTGGCTGTCATTGCGGACTGGTTCCAAGCAAACCAGGAGCTGATGCCAATCCGCTCACAGTTTGACAACCTCATCCGAGAAGGGTCTCTAGAGTGGAGGAAGCTTTGCGAGAACGAGACCTATCGAGAGCGCTTCCCTGACAAGCATTTTGATCTTGAAACAGTACTTCATGCCAAGATCCGCCCGCTCACAGTTGCTCCTAACAAGTCATTCGTGGGGTTTTTCCAGCCTGAAAGTGTGGAGGATGCCAGTGGATTTGACTTCCTTGATGGTGCGATGTCGTTTGATAACATCTGGGAAGAGATCAGCCGAGCAGCGGAGTGTTCCACTGACAAACCCACCCTATATGTTGTCAGCTGGAATGACCACTTCTTTGTTCTCAAGGTCGAGGCCGACGCATATTACATCATTGATACACTTGGCGAGAGGCTGTTTGAAGGTTGCGACCAGGCATACATCTTGAAGTTCGACGACAACACCACAATCCACAAAGTGCCGGCTGAAAAGAAAGAAGCCAGCTCTGATTCCATCACACAACAGAAGGATTCCTCGGAGAGCTCCTCCACCGAGCAAGACAGCGGGACTGATACCGAGGAGAGCGAGCTGCTTGTGCTGAAGGGCAAGGAGGCGTGCAAGGAGTACATcaagagcttcttggccgccatcccGATCCGTGAACTGCAGGCTGACATTAAGAAGGGGCTCATGGCGTCGACGCCACTGCACCACCGCCTCCAGATCGAGTTCCACTACACCGAGTCATGCCCCAGAGAGATCACCCTCCCAGCCCCATTCCCCGCTATCGAAGCCCCCTTTGAGTTCTCCTGGCCCGATCCACCGCCCGCCATGGAGGTTGCCCTAACATCTGCAGTCGCCGTTGTATAG